Proteins from one Flammeovirgaceae bacterium genomic window:
- a CDS encoding DUF58 domain-containing protein — translation MKFVRNLFLANRFFLAAISLVVLFITGFVFPAFLWVPKLAFFCCLGLVATDLTLLFRVKKGLYGARFAPDKFSNGDENEIRIYLENYYAFAVRLTIFDEIPHQFQRRDLRFHVLLAPGERKTISYSLRPVKRGEYSFGAVNALVITPLGFLCRRFSFSQNKMVPVYPSFMQMRKYELLAIGNRLVETGIKRIRRIGHNQEFELIKEYVAGDDYRTINWKATGRRAKLMVNHYQDERSQQVYSVIDKGRTMQMPFNGLSLLDYAINASLVISNIAIKKSDKAGLITFQDKVNTILPANRLGKQMHQILESLYNQKTAFVESDYSNLHTTIKRKVSQRSLLLLFTNFETVFGLQRQLPYLISLARQHLLVVIFFENTEMGEILTEKAKGLRGVYHKAIAETLYLEKKQIVKELLRHGIQAMLTAPENLTVNTINKYLELKSRNLL, via the coding sequence ATGAAGTTTGTCAGGAACTTGTTTTTGGCCAATCGTTTTTTCCTGGCCGCCATATCCCTGGTCGTCTTGTTCATCACCGGTTTTGTGTTCCCTGCATTTCTGTGGGTGCCCAAGCTGGCCTTTTTCTGTTGCCTGGGGCTTGTCGCCACGGATTTAACCTTGCTTTTCCGCGTGAAGAAAGGATTGTATGGAGCGCGCTTCGCGCCCGACAAGTTTTCCAATGGCGATGAAAATGAAATAAGGATTTACCTGGAAAATTATTACGCCTTTGCCGTAAGGCTTACAATATTTGATGAAATCCCACACCAGTTCCAGCGCAGGGACCTCAGGTTCCACGTCCTGCTGGCACCTGGCGAAAGAAAAACCATATCCTACTCCCTTCGGCCTGTAAAGCGTGGCGAATATTCATTTGGTGCCGTCAACGCCTTAGTGATCACGCCCCTGGGCTTTCTTTGCAGAAGGTTTTCCTTTTCCCAAAACAAAATGGTGCCGGTATATCCTTCGTTTATGCAAATGAGGAAATACGAATTGCTGGCCATTGGCAACAGATTGGTGGAAACAGGAATAAAAAGAATAAGGAGGATAGGCCACAACCAGGAGTTTGAACTCATCAAAGAGTATGTTGCCGGGGACGACTACAGGACCATAAACTGGAAGGCCACTGGCAGAAGGGCCAAACTTATGGTCAACCACTACCAGGACGAGCGGTCGCAGCAGGTTTATTCCGTAATAGACAAAGGGAGGACAATGCAAATGCCCTTTAACGGGCTTAGTTTGCTCGATTATGCCATCAACGCCAGCCTGGTGATCAGCAACATCGCCATTAAAAAAAGCGATAAGGCAGGCCTGATCACCTTTCAGGACAAGGTCAACACCATCCTGCCGGCCAACCGCCTCGGCAAACAAATGCACCAAATCCTGGAAAGCCTCTACAACCAAAAAACCGCCTTTGTGGAGTCCGATTATTCCAACCTGCACACAACCATAAAAAGAAAGGTTTCACAGCGTAGCCTGCTCTTGCTCTTTACAAATTTTGAAACCGTATTTGGGCTGCAGCGCCAACTGCCCTATCTCATCAGCCTGGCCAGGCAACATTTGCTGGTCGTCATTTTTTTTGAAAACACGGAAATGGGTGAAATCCTGACGGAAAAGGCAAAGGGGCTGCGGGGCGTTTACCACAAGGCCATTGCCGAAACCCTTTACCTTGAAAAAAAGCAAATCGTGAAAGAGCTGTTGAGGCACGGTATCCAGGCCATGCTTACCGCGCCAGAAAACCTTACCGTGAACACCATCAACAAATACCTCGAACTGAAGTCCAGGAACCTCCTGTGA